In Malania oleifera isolate guangnan ecotype guangnan chromosome 8, ASM2987363v1, whole genome shotgun sequence, a single window of DNA contains:
- the LOC131162178 gene encoding cytokinin riboside 5'-monophosphate phosphoribohydrolase LOG1-like: MKSISLELANSGNPGISQTEELKRRRRKIKSQTSMDEERKTAGGGGGGGGGGGKAKFSSSRFKRVCVFCGSSTGKRNCYRDAALELAQELVARKLDLVYGGGSVGLMGLVSQEVHRGGGHVLGIIPTTLMRKEITGETVGEVRAVASMHQRKAEMARHSDCFIALPGGYGTLEELLEVIAWAQLGIHDKPVGLLNVDGFYNSLLSFIDKAVDDGFILPSQRHIIVSAPTATDLVQKLEEYVPVHDEVVAKAGWEVEQLELNASTNWLSQTAR; encoded by the exons ATGAAATCCATCTCCCTGGAATTGGCAAACTCTGGAAATCCTGGAATCAGCCAAACGGAGGAATTGAAGAGGAGGCGAAGGAAAATCAAGAGCCAAACAAGCATGGATGAGGAAAGGAAAACagcaggaggaggaggaggaggaggaggaggaggagggaagGCGAAGTTCTCCTCTAGCAGATTCAAAAGGGTTTGCGTTTTCTGCGGAAGCAGCACTGGCAAACGAAATTGCTATCGTGATGCTGCTCTCGAACTGGCCCAAGAGCTG GTGGCAAGGAAATTGGATCTGGTATACGGAGGCGGAAGCGTGGGACTGATGGGATTGGTTTCTCAGGAGGTTCATCGCGGGGGAGGCCACGTTCTCGG AATCATCCCTACGACTCTGATGCGCAAAGAG ATAACAGGAGAAACAGTGGGGGAGGTTAGAGCCGTAGCCAGCATGCACCAGCGCAAAGCCGAGATGGCCCGCCATTCTGACTGTTTTATTGCATTGCCtg GAGGGTATGGAACTCTGGAAGAGTTATTAGAAGTAATCGCGTGGGCTCAGCTCGGAATCCACGACAAGCCT GTGGGGTTGCTGAACGTGGACGGCTTCTATAACTCGCTGCTGAGCTTCATAGACAAGGCGGTGGACGACGGCTTCATCCTCCCCTCGCAGCGCCACATCATCGTCTCCGCACCCACCGCCACCGACCTCGTTCAGAAACTCGAG GAATACGTTCCGGTTCACGACGAGGTGGTGGCGAAGGCAGGGTGGGAGGTGGAACAGCTGGAGCTCAATGCTTCTACTAATTGGCTCTCTCAAACTGCTCGTTAG